One part of the Ralstonia pickettii genome encodes these proteins:
- a CDS encoding CNP1-like family protein — MTTTRGAHRALVPLALAAALALTACGHNRTGDLEDKLLMDPFNDKPFKEDAVTFPAPPVDRDAVPFDVGGRDESPLRFAIDPKSVSIGKDNVVRYTVLITSKTGARNVNYEGLRCDTAERRIYATLRNDSNQWVGNRAVDMNETANAESASMNAYKPATDWQRVGNGGPTDYASALMRSYFCDVRSVAGDGKASTLVRRLGGQGGRFYGP, encoded by the coding sequence ATGACGACGACACGTGGAGCGCACCGCGCTCTCGTGCCGCTCGCGCTGGCGGCTGCGCTGGCGCTGACGGCATGTGGCCATAACCGCACCGGCGACCTCGAAGACAAGCTGTTGATGGACCCGTTCAACGACAAGCCCTTCAAGGAAGACGCCGTCACCTTCCCGGCCCCGCCGGTCGATCGTGATGCCGTGCCATTCGATGTGGGCGGCCGTGATGAATCGCCGCTGCGCTTTGCGATCGATCCGAAATCGGTGTCGATCGGCAAGGACAACGTGGTGCGCTACACCGTGCTGATCACCAGCAAGACCGGCGCGCGCAACGTCAACTACGAAGGCCTGCGCTGCGACACGGCGGAACGACGCATCTATGCGACGTTGCGCAACGACTCCAACCAGTGGGTCGGCAACCGCGCGGTCGACATGAACGAAACGGCGAATGCCGAATCGGCAAGCATGAACGCCTACAAGCCCGCGACGGATTGGCAACGCGTTGGCAATGGCGGGCCGACGGACTATGCGTCGGCGTTGATGCGCTCGTACTTCTGCGACGTGCGGTCAGTTGCGGGCGACGGGAAAGCCTCGACGCTGGTGCGCCGTCTCGGCGGGCAGGGCGGACGTTTTTACGGGCCCTAA
- the proB gene encoding glutamate 5-kinase, which translates to MALHSLIADARRLVVKVGSSLVTNDGRGLDQAAIARWAAQIAALRAAGKEVVLVSSGAIAEGMQRLGWAKRPKEIHELQAAAAVGQMGLAQVYESEFARHSIRTAQVLLTHGDLADRERYLNARSTLLTLLSLGVVPIINENDTVVTDEIKFGDNDTLGALVTNLIEGDALIILTDQRGLYTADPRKEPGARFVDEAQAGTPDLEQMAGGAGSSIGKGGMLTKILAAKRAAKSGAHTIIASGREADVLARLASGEAIGTQLRAPTGRMAARKQWMIDHLQLRGRVVLDAGAVEKLTVGGKSLLPIGVTEVQGEFARGEVISCVDAAGREVARGLTNYSSAEARLIARKASSEIEAVLGYVSAAELVHRDNLVLL; encoded by the coding sequence ATGGCCCTGCATTCGCTGATCGCCGATGCGCGCCGCCTTGTCGTCAAGGTCGGTTCCAGCCTGGTTACCAACGACGGCCGTGGCCTCGACCAGGCCGCCATTGCCCGCTGGGCCGCGCAGATCGCGGCGCTACGGGCGGCGGGCAAGGAAGTCGTGCTGGTCAGCTCAGGCGCCATCGCCGAGGGCATGCAGCGGTTGGGGTGGGCCAAGCGTCCGAAAGAAATTCATGAGTTGCAGGCCGCCGCCGCCGTCGGGCAGATGGGGCTGGCGCAGGTGTACGAATCCGAGTTCGCGCGACACAGCATCCGCACGGCGCAGGTGCTGCTCACGCATGGCGACCTGGCTGATCGCGAGCGCTATCTCAATGCACGTTCCACACTGCTCACGCTGCTGAGCCTCGGTGTCGTGCCGATCATCAACGAGAACGACACCGTCGTCACCGATGAAATCAAGTTCGGCGACAACGACACGCTGGGCGCACTCGTCACCAACCTGATCGAGGGCGACGCGCTGATCATCCTGACGGACCAACGCGGCCTGTACACCGCTGACCCGCGCAAAGAGCCGGGCGCCCGCTTTGTCGACGAGGCGCAAGCCGGCACGCCGGACCTTGAGCAGATGGCCGGCGGTGCCGGTTCGAGCATCGGCAAGGGCGGCATGCTGACGAAGATTCTGGCGGCCAAGCGTGCGGCAAAATCGGGCGCGCACACCATCATCGCGTCGGGTCGCGAGGCTGACGTGCTCGCGCGGCTGGCAAGCGGCGAGGCCATCGGCACGCAACTCCGCGCACCGACCGGGCGGATGGCGGCGCGCAAGCAGTGGATGATCGACCACCTGCAGTTGCGCGGTCGCGTGGTGCTCGACGCCGGCGCGGTCGAGAAGCTCACGGTCGGCGGGAAGTCGTTGCTGCCGATCGGCGTGACGGAAGTGCAGGGCGAATTTGCGCGCGGGGAAGTGATTTCCTGTGTGGACGCGGCGGGCCGCGAAGTGGCGCGTGGGCTGACGAACTATTCCTCCGCCGAGGCCCGGCTGATCGCGCGCAAGGCATCGTCCGAGATTGAGGCGGTGCTGGGCTACGTCAGCGCTGCCGAGCTGGTGCATCGGGATAACCTGGTGCTGCTCTGA